The stretch of DNA TCCCTCTCCGAAAAGAGAACCGTTAATATTTATGCAGGACGCAAATGTTGAGACAAATTCGATTCTTGCGGGCGAACTTGGTCGTCATGGCGGCGAGGGCAGGTGTGGGGTTGTGCAAATAAGCGGTCGGATTTCCCGTCAGGTGAGGGATGTCGTCCGCTCAGTATCCTGTTTATTTCCAGTCCCCGCACCGGTTTTCGGACTCTCGTCTGCCTTCTGGCTGGCCAAGTTGTAGGAATTTATTTGCATGCGAGGCCATTTTCGGTTATGGCTAACGTTATATCAATTGCGGAAGCATCCTTTCTGGTCATTCTTTTGGGTGATACTACTTAGATAACTTGTCATATTTTCCTAGCTGAGCATTTTATCGATTTCAGATCGTGAGAGTGAAAAGTCCATGGTCGCAGAAGATTACTCTGGCCGCGCCCTCACCGATGTCGTTGTCAATCGGATTCTGCTTATCGAAGCGGACGCCGAGACGGCGCAGTCCATGAAGACGCTGCTCGAAAGCCAAAAGTTCACCGTGTTAACTGCCAAAGACGGTGGCCAAGCGCAGTCGATCTTTGTCATGCGCAAGCCCGACTTTGTGATCACCGAATTGATTTTGCAAGGCGATACTGGATTCGAGATTTGCGAACGATTCAAACAAACAGATAAAACGGTGCCTGTCTTGGTCGTGTCTGAGATCGAACTGGATCAAGCCAAGAAGCTTGCCTCCCGAGTCGGCGCTGACGGTTATCTGGTCAAGCCGGTCCAGCCCGAAGTCCTCTTGTCGAAGATCCGAGAAATCGCCGAAAACGCATGGTGGGAAGTCCATTCGGATCGTCCACGCGAAGACCGTCGCGTCCGCTTTTCTTGTTCCTGTGGAAAGCGGTTTCGTGTCAGTCCCGTACACCGCGGCAAATCGTTAACCTGTCCTGAGTGTGGAGAACCCACGATGGTTCCAATTCACGATTAGCCGATCACCTCTTTTAACTGGTTTGCACGGGTTTCCCTTTCTGTTGAGAAGTTCAGAACTGACGTCGACAGAGTGTCAGTTCCAGGTTCGACCGCGCATTCCAAGCGGTGACTGTTGAGTTTTGACAATTATTATTTGCGGCATTATCCTTCCCGGTTTTTGCGTTTTATGCCGTTGATCTGAGTATTATTCCTATCCTTTCGAGGCGGTTGGTCATGGCGACGTTGATCGTTCAAAACGGTAAACACCAAGGCACAAAGATTCCGCTTCCCAACCGGGAAGTGACTGTCGGCCGCGACGACAAATGTTACGTCCGTTTAACATCGGGTGACGTCAGCCGGGT from Symmachiella dynata encodes:
- a CDS encoding response regulator transcription factor, translated to MVAEDYSGRALTDVVVNRILLIEADAETAQSMKTLLESQKFTVLTAKDGGQAQSIFVMRKPDFVITELILQGDTGFEICERFKQTDKTVPVLVVSEIELDQAKKLASRVGADGYLVKPVQPEVLLSKIREIAENAWWEVHSDRPREDRRVRFSCSCGKRFRVSPVHRGKSLTCPECGEPTMVPIHD